A genome region from Candidatus Abyssobacteria bacterium SURF_5 includes the following:
- a CDS encoding MFS transporter — MPTSVETETLAKIRSPETTSVRWRLPVVLLITVIIAYFDRLNISLALPFIAAEHGWTAEQTGKYGGTILSIFFVGYGLANIFFSPIGERVGPRRSLITAVVFFSLFTVAGAATGGILWLFLVTRLLLGLGEGIHFPMNSKLIKNWFPLSERSRANGMWVSGILFATVLAPLILVPIIQWWSWRAMFLLLGIMGMVITIPLLALFCHDTPARHPFISTSEKALIEAGMEAREPEEERFWKQVKPFLRDKTYWLAMLGGIFNNIASFGLLMWFPTYFVEGRGLAFDNLKYALSIPYVISIAGIAFMSWAGDKSQRRAYLAGAGYLLTGVIAFFAVRASSIETTVALFAAALFFQMGFTSQEFAILQRILPRSRVATGTGFYNGVAMLIGGGLGPAIVGGVVALSGNYAAGILAILGAAFLAGFDMLILGRFLKY, encoded by the coding sequence ATGCCGACTTCGGTGGAAACTGAAACGCTCGCGAAAATCCGATCTCCAGAAACAACCTCAGTGAGATGGCGACTGCCTGTCGTATTGCTGATCACGGTAATAATTGCGTATTTCGACCGGCTGAACATTTCGCTTGCGCTTCCATTCATCGCGGCTGAACACGGCTGGACCGCCGAACAGACCGGCAAGTACGGCGGCACAATATTGAGTATCTTCTTTGTCGGCTATGGGCTGGCGAACATTTTTTTCAGCCCGATCGGTGAGAGAGTTGGCCCGCGCAGAAGTCTGATTACCGCCGTCGTTTTCTTTTCGCTCTTTACGGTAGCCGGAGCCGCCACAGGCGGGATTTTGTGGCTTTTCCTGGTTACGCGTCTCCTCCTTGGGCTGGGCGAAGGTATCCACTTCCCAATGAACAGCAAGCTTATCAAAAACTGGTTTCCTCTTTCAGAGCGTTCGAGGGCGAACGGGATGTGGGTCAGCGGGATTCTTTTCGCCACTGTTCTTGCGCCTCTGATTCTTGTTCCCATTATTCAGTGGTGGAGCTGGCGAGCGATGTTTTTGCTGCTCGGTATTATGGGGATGGTGATAACCATTCCGCTGCTGGCGCTGTTTTGTCATGATACGCCCGCCCGCCATCCATTCATAAGCACTTCTGAAAAGGCGCTCATTGAAGCGGGCATGGAGGCGCGGGAGCCGGAAGAAGAGAGATTCTGGAAACAGGTGAAGCCATTCTTACGGGACAAGACGTATTGGCTTGCGATGCTTGGCGGAATCTTCAATAATATTGCTTCATTCGGCCTTCTGATGTGGTTTCCGACGTATTTTGTTGAAGGTCGCGGACTCGCTTTCGACAATTTGAAATACGCGTTGTCAATTCCGTATGTGATCAGTATTGCGGGGATAGCGTTCATGTCGTGGGCGGGGGATAAGAGTCAGCGACGCGCCTATCTTGCCGGGGCGGGATATTTATTGACCGGAGTCATTGCATTTTTCGCCGTGAGAGCGTCGTCGATTGAGACGACTGTGGCGCTTTTTGCCGCTGCGCTTTTCTTTCAGATGGGATTCACCTCGCAGGAATTCGCGATTCTGCAGCGGATACTTCCGCGATCGCGTGTGGCCACCGGGACGGGGTTTTACAACGGCGTCGCGATGCTTATCGGCGGCGGGTTAGGTCCGGCGATTGTCGGGGGAGTAGTCGCGCTGAGCGGCAATTATGCGGCGGGCATACTGGCAATTCTTGGCGCAGCGTTTCTCGCCGGGTTCGATATGCTGATTCTGGGCAGGTTTTTAAAATATTGA